From Phycisphaerae bacterium, the proteins below share one genomic window:
- the hisH gene encoding imidazole glycerol phosphate synthase subunit HisH — MITIIDYKAGNLTSVKLAFESIGREVTITDRPEEIIRAEKIVFPGVGAAKAAMDNLKELNLVEPIRKVIADGVPFLGICIGMQVLFESSEEDGGTECLGILPGSVKKFKSADKLCKIPQIGWNTVKIVRGHQIFDGIEDLSEFYFVHSFYPACSDKNHIIGQTEYADATFASAAGKGNFAAVQFHPERSGRIGLRLLENFGRWDGK; from the coding sequence ATGATAACAATAATCGATTACAAAGCGGGAAATCTGACAAGCGTTAAACTTGCTTTCGAGAGTATAGGCCGGGAGGTTACAATCACCGACAGGCCGGAGGAAATTATCCGCGCAGAAAAAATAGTCTTTCCGGGAGTCGGGGCGGCCAAGGCCGCGATGGACAACCTGAAAGAACTGAACTTAGTCGAACCTATCAGAAAGGTAATTGCTGACGGCGTTCCATTTTTGGGGATATGTATCGGAATGCAGGTTTTGTTCGAATCAAGCGAAGAAGACGGCGGGACAGAATGTCTCGGCATTTTGCCGGGAAGCGTAAAAAAGTTCAAATCGGCTGATAAACTCTGCAAAATTCCGCAGATTGGCTGGAACACCGTAAAAATCGTCAGAGGACACCAGATTTTTGACGGGATTGAGGACCTGAGCGAATTTTACTTCGTACACAGTTTCTATCCGGCGTGCAGCGATAAAAATCACATAATCGGTCAGACCGAATACGCTGACGCAACTTTCGCCAGCGCGGCGGGAAAGGGAAATTTTGCCGCGGTACAGTTTCACCCTGAAAGGTCAGGGCGAATCGGTCTGAGACTGCTTGAAAACTTCGGCAGATGGGACGGAAAATAG